In Saccharothrix violaceirubra, the following are encoded in one genomic region:
- a CDS encoding DUF4158 domain-containing protein, translated as MDARAWTTGEGPKALFDAAVGWLRERRVLLPGVTTLARPLASVREAANQRLWDSLYGLPSTGQPTVLDALPTVPPGTRVSESDGRAIAVRGGRQGVPAAAPRRFPASRTRTPPTSDEPHWAGTALPAGPWAGLPAEKRLCEPLTPPL; from the coding sequence GTGGACGCGCGGGCCTGGACGACCGGGGAGGGCCCGAAGGCGCTGTTCGACGCGGCGGTGGGATGGCTGCGCGAGCGCCGTGTGCTGCTGCCCGGCGTGACGACGCTCGCCCGGCCGCTCGCCTCAGTACGCGAGGCGGCGAACCAGCGGCTGTGGGACAGCCTCTACGGGCTGCCGAGCACCGGTCAGCCGACGGTGCTCGACGCCCTGCCGACCGTGCCGCCCGGCACGCGGGTATCGGAGTCGGATGGCAGAGCCATCGCGGTACGGGGTGGACGGCAAGGCGTCCCTGCTGCGGCACCACGGCGATTCCCGGCATCCCGAACAAGGACGCCACCGACGAGTGACGAGCCGCATTGGGCGGGGACAGCTCTCCCCGCCGGCCCATGGGCTGGTTTGCCTGCGGAGAAACGGCTGTGCGAGCCTCTTACCCCACCTCTCTGA
- a CDS encoding winged helix DNA-binding domain-containing protein has protein sequence MTPVTTLARITDHDRRARLGPRHLLAHPADTVEQVADAVVGLHATDAATVYLSACARLADPSIKAVEDAFYERATLTRLLCMRRTMFAFTTGAAPVVDAAAARGIAAKERAGLLKYLAEGVGWDAARLAEVERLTLDALRDRGEATAAELSAAVPALREQVLVAPGKKYETKQNVSSRVLRVLAADGRIRRSRPRGTWLSTQFRWTPADPRPALDVAAAQAELVRRWLAAYGPGTEADVKWWTGWTLTAVRKALTAIGAEPVALDHGTGFVLPGDVDSPDSPPWVALLPSLDATAMGWQGRDFYLDPGHKPKLFDAYGNIGPTVWADGRIVGAWAQRPDGEIAWTTFADVGTETTAAITDHAHRLADLLGDTRFVPKFRTPLEKDLAR, from the coding sequence ATGACACCCGTGACGACGCTCGCCAGGATCACCGACCACGACCGACGCGCCCGACTCGGCCCGCGCCACCTCCTCGCCCACCCGGCCGACACCGTCGAGCAGGTCGCCGACGCCGTCGTCGGACTGCACGCCACCGACGCGGCCACCGTCTACCTGTCCGCGTGCGCCCGCCTGGCCGACCCGTCGATCAAGGCCGTCGAGGACGCCTTCTACGAACGCGCCACCCTCACCCGGCTGCTGTGCATGCGCCGCACCATGTTCGCGTTCACCACCGGGGCCGCACCCGTCGTCGACGCCGCCGCGGCCCGCGGCATCGCCGCCAAGGAACGCGCCGGCCTGCTCAAATACCTGGCCGAGGGCGTCGGCTGGGACGCCGCCCGCCTCGCCGAGGTCGAACGGCTCACCCTCGACGCCCTGCGCGACCGGGGCGAGGCCACCGCCGCCGAACTGTCCGCCGCCGTGCCCGCCCTGCGCGAACAGGTCCTCGTCGCACCCGGCAAGAAGTACGAGACGAAGCAGAACGTCTCCAGCCGCGTCCTGCGCGTCCTGGCCGCCGACGGCCGCATCCGCCGCTCGCGACCGCGCGGCACCTGGCTGAGCACCCAGTTCCGCTGGACACCGGCCGACCCCCGGCCCGCACTCGACGTCGCCGCGGCCCAGGCCGAACTCGTCCGCCGCTGGCTCGCCGCCTACGGCCCCGGCACCGAGGCCGACGTCAAGTGGTGGACCGGCTGGACCCTCACCGCCGTCCGCAAGGCCCTCACCGCGATCGGCGCCGAACCCGTCGCCCTCGACCACGGCACCGGCTTCGTCCTGCCCGGCGACGTCGACTCCCCCGACAGCCCGCCCTGGGTCGCCCTGCTGCCCTCCCTCGACGCCACGGCCATGGGCTGGCAGGGCCGCGACTTCTACCTCGACCCCGGGCACAAACCGAAACTCTTCGACGCCTACGGCAACATCGGCCCCACCGTCTGGGCCGACGGCCGCATCGTCGGCGCCTGGGCCCAACGACCCGACGGCGAGATCGCCTGGACCACGTTCGCCGACGTCGGCACCGAGACCACCGCCGCGATCACCGACCACGCGCACCGGCTCGCCGACCTGCTCGGCGACACCCGGTTCGTCCCGAAGTTCCGCACGCCCCTGGAAAAGGACCTCGCCCGATGA
- a CDS encoding PadR family transcriptional regulator produces the protein MSATRLLVLGVVRGYGRAHGYLIGTDLMAWGAGEWANVKWGSIYHALRQSTKDGCLLDVPVTATRTDYELTVKGEEEYLRLLRDALRRPETRPDLLAAGLALLPSLRREDAIGLLTERSAAWEARREAAAEQVRAWSEPPHVRELYGLWEHSASSGAEWARGLIGRLAAGEYAMRGEPGSPGEPGSWVTLKLE, from the coding sequence ATGTCGGCGACCAGGTTGCTGGTGCTGGGGGTGGTGCGCGGGTACGGCCGCGCGCACGGCTACCTGATCGGCACGGACCTGATGGCGTGGGGCGCGGGGGAGTGGGCGAACGTCAAGTGGGGGTCGATCTACCACGCGTTGCGGCAGTCCACGAAGGACGGTTGCCTGCTGGACGTCCCGGTGACGGCGACGCGGACCGACTACGAGCTGACCGTGAAGGGCGAGGAGGAGTACCTGCGGTTGCTGCGGGACGCGTTGCGGCGGCCGGAGACGCGGCCGGACCTGTTGGCGGCGGGGTTGGCGTTGCTGCCGTCGTTGCGCCGGGAGGACGCGATCGGGTTGTTGACCGAGCGGTCGGCGGCGTGGGAGGCGCGGCGGGAGGCGGCGGCGGAGCAGGTGCGGGCGTGGAGCGAGCCGCCGCACGTGCGGGAGTTGTACGGGTTGTGGGAGCACTCGGCGTCGTCGGGCGCGGAGTGGGCGCGTGGCCTGATCGGACGGCTGGCGGCCGGGGAGTACGCGATGCGGGGCGAGCCGGGTTCGCCCGGGGAGCCCGGGAGCTGGGTTACACTCAAACTTGAGTAG
- a CDS encoding GNAT family N-acetyltransferase, with protein MTWLRALDDDALERLLRLAVDDADPADVMPPGWTPDREDEFRAFYRGLRPDVYEIVIRDVGTVGMARLTPDGDFGMWIARSHRGQGYAGETLRELRTYADALWVTTMTARTTPDNTPMIAALRRAGAVPATVDGEVHARIGRGEEPALTLADPATLLRGFLDFHRDTVLRKLDGLSDEALRTPLVPSGWTPLSMVKHLAHVELRWLRLYFAGEDVENPRGNPDVPRAEWVLEEHDTFESVREFYVEQVVRSRRISDAAALDDVVEHWPRAEPAPTLAWILFHLLQEYARHVGHLDIVRELIDGETGA; from the coding sequence ATGACCTGGCTCCGCGCCCTCGACGACGACGCCCTCGAACGCCTGCTGCGCCTGGCGGTCGACGACGCCGACCCCGCCGACGTCATGCCACCGGGCTGGACCCCCGACCGCGAGGACGAGTTCCGCGCCTTCTACCGGGGACTGCGACCCGACGTCTACGAGATCGTCATCCGCGACGTCGGCACCGTCGGCATGGCCCGCCTCACCCCCGACGGCGACTTCGGCATGTGGATCGCCCGCTCCCACCGCGGCCAGGGCTACGCCGGCGAAACGCTGCGCGAACTGCGCACCTACGCCGACGCCCTGTGGGTCACGACCATGACCGCCCGCACCACACCCGACAACACGCCCATGATCGCCGCCCTGCGCCGCGCCGGCGCCGTGCCGGCCACCGTCGACGGCGAGGTCCACGCCCGCATCGGACGCGGCGAGGAACCCGCCCTCACCCTCGCCGACCCCGCCACGCTCCTGCGCGGCTTCCTCGACTTCCACCGCGACACCGTGCTGCGCAAACTCGACGGCCTGTCCGACGAGGCCCTGCGCACCCCGCTCGTCCCCTCCGGCTGGACCCCGCTGTCCATGGTCAAACACCTCGCCCACGTCGAACTGCGCTGGCTGCGTCTGTACTTCGCGGGCGAGGACGTCGAGAACCCGCGCGGCAACCCCGACGTGCCCCGCGCCGAGTGGGTCCTGGAAGAGCACGACACCTTCGAGAGCGTCCGCGAGTTCTACGTCGAGCAGGTCGTCCGCTCCCGCCGCATCTCCGACGCCGCGGCACTCGACGACGTCGTCGAGCACTGGCCGCGCGCCGAACCCGCCCCCACGCTGGCCTGGATCCTGTTCCACCTGCTCCAGGAATACGCCCGGCACGTCGGCCACCTCGACATCGTCCGCGAACTGATCGACGGCGAGACCGGCGCCTGA